In Bacteroidales bacterium, a genomic segment contains:
- the carA gene encoding glutamine-hydrolyzing carbamoyl-phosphate synthase small subunit, which translates to MKFKAIKLILEDGSTFHGKSFGYEGSIAGEVVFNTAMTGYPESLTDPSYKGQILVLTYPIVGNYGVPREDSENDLYKFFESDQLHISALVISYYSTEYSHWNAERSLGDWLKQHNIPGIFDVDTRKITKLLREKGSMLGKIVFNEDEPPAYDPNQDNLVAQVSVEEKKVYGQGKYRILLLDCGVKYNIIRYLLERDTTIIRVPWDHDISKEEYDGLFISNGPGDPKQNRVTIESLAAAYQSETPIFGICLGNQLMALAAGADTYKLKYGHRSHNQPVLEVGTDKAYITSQNHGYAIDNLTLPDDWKPLFINLNDETNEGMKHVSKPFFSTQFHPEASGGPTDTAYLFDVFIDHIRKHVEG; encoded by the coding sequence ATGAAGTTCAAGGCAATTAAACTGATTCTGGAGGACGGATCCACTTTTCATGGTAAATCATTTGGCTATGAAGGCAGCATTGCCGGTGAGGTGGTCTTCAATACTGCCATGACCGGATATCCCGAAAGTCTGACCGATCCATCCTACAAAGGTCAGATCCTGGTCCTTACCTATCCCATTGTGGGAAACTACGGGGTTCCCAGAGAGGACTCTGAGAATGATCTCTATAAATTCTTTGAATCGGATCAGCTTCACATTTCCGCCCTGGTGATTTCCTACTACTCCACCGAGTATTCTCACTGGAACGCAGAGCGCAGTCTCGGCGACTGGCTGAAACAGCACAATATACCGGGCATATTTGATGTGGATACCCGTAAAATCACCAAATTGCTGCGGGAAAAGGGATCCATGCTTGGCAAGATAGTTTTCAATGAGGATGAGCCGCCCGCTTACGATCCCAACCAGGACAACCTGGTCGCACAGGTAAGTGTGGAAGAAAAAAAGGTCTATGGCCAGGGAAAATACAGGATCCTGCTGCTCGATTGTGGAGTGAAATATAATATTATCCGCTACCTGCTTGAACGCGACACGACCATCATCAGGGTACCCTGGGACCATGATATCAGCAAAGAGGAATACGATGGTCTCTTTATTTCCAATGGACCGGGTGATCCCAAACAAAACAGGGTCACCATTGAAAGCCTGGCTGCAGCATACCAATCAGAAACTCCGATTTTCGGAATCTGCCTGGGGAATCAGCTTATGGCGCTGGCCGCCGGTGCAGATACCTATAAACTGAAATACGGGCACCGGAGCCACAATCAGCCGGTGCTTGAAGTGGGAACCGATAAAGCCTACATCACCTCCCAGAATCATGGTTATGCCATTGATAACCTGACTCTGCCTGATGATTGGAAGCCTCTCTTCATAAACCTGAATGATGAAACCAACGAGGGAATGAAACATGTTTCCAAACCTTTTTTCTCCACGCAGTTCCATCCCGAAGCCTCAGGAGGCCCCACCGATACAGCCTACCTTTTCGATGTTTTTATTGA
- a CDS encoding DUF2723 domain-containing protein: protein MQFKKINLLLGWISFAIALIVYLLTLEPTVSLWDCGEFIASSYKLQVGHPPGAPLYMMIGRVFALFTSDQEKVAMMVNAVSAFASAFTILFLFWTISHLLKKIVISHPAEAGRSESLVVLGGAFVGALAYTFSDTFWFSAVEGEVYATSSLFTAVVFWAILKWENVADEANANRWIILIAYLIGLSIGVHLLNLLAIPAIVLVYYFKKTPKVTRPGILKALGLSVVLLLSIMYGIIPGIIKLATLAEKFFTNTVGLHYNTGVLIYIFLLLGALGYGIYRTQFVKKNVLWNTILLAITVIIIGYSSYAMILIRSLAGPPMNENRPENVFALLSYINREQYGDRPLILGHQYNAEVEDLAYKKPVYMLNKEENRYDIAHYIPELVMKGSQVLLPRMYSRNVTHRQAYQEFGTINDPANPSYMDNLEFLFRYQIGHMYLRYFMWNFVGRQNDIQGHGNVLNGNWISGIGFLDSARTGPQKNIPAHMKNHPARNTYFFLPFLLGLVGLFFQLDRSARDFWIVMSLFVLTGVAIVIYLNQTPYQPRERDYAYAGSFYAFSIWIGMGVAGLYQVLRSKLKANLSAILATAFSFLAVPVLMASENWDDHDRSGRYTARDIARNYLNSCSKDAVLFTVGDNDTFPLWYVQDVEGVREDVRIVNMMLFNMDWYIDQARWKNYDSDPLPFTIPQAKYEAIPGNSIFVREHKQWATTDYMLNFMKSDNPDTKVSLRSGERVNYIPTHQLIIQVDSAAVVSNGTVGPEEAHRIEKQIPIRLEPNGQILKNTLAQLDVITSNNWQRPIYYTTGGYDESLGMEEFYKNEGLAYRLVPLRTPYESVLVMGDINTDTLYDRLMNQFEWGRMNAGDVHLDYYTIRTMSVIRFRSLHTRLAMELLKKGERGKAIEVLDHCMELAPSHVLPFDQYISGITLPKADGGIIHHEGIIEAYYLCGETEKANSILREYYQTLSDELLYFNSMKPRHSSSIQREINEAMFQMEELRILLENFQQEELQLELGISGFGS from the coding sequence CTGCGGTGAATTTATAGCCAGTTCCTACAAACTCCAGGTGGGGCACCCGCCGGGGGCACCTCTGTACATGATGATTGGAAGGGTGTTCGCCCTCTTTACTTCCGACCAGGAAAAGGTGGCCATGATGGTCAATGCGGTATCTGCTTTCGCCAGTGCCTTTACCATTCTGTTCCTGTTCTGGACCATCTCCCACCTGCTTAAAAAGATAGTTATCTCTCATCCGGCCGAAGCCGGCAGATCTGAATCACTGGTTGTTTTGGGGGGTGCTTTTGTCGGAGCCCTCGCCTACACCTTCTCTGACACCTTCTGGTTCTCGGCGGTCGAAGGGGAAGTATATGCCACTTCTTCTCTGTTTACTGCCGTGGTTTTCTGGGCCATTCTCAAATGGGAGAATGTGGCAGATGAAGCAAATGCGAACCGATGGATCATCCTGATCGCTTACCTCATAGGCCTGTCCATTGGAGTACATCTGCTAAACCTTCTTGCCATCCCCGCTATTGTCCTGGTCTACTATTTTAAAAAAACTCCCAAAGTTACCCGTCCGGGTATTCTGAAAGCACTGGGACTTTCAGTGGTGCTTCTGCTTTCAATCATGTACGGAATTATTCCGGGAATCATTAAACTGGCCACCCTGGCGGAAAAGTTCTTTACCAATACGGTGGGCCTCCATTATAATACTGGTGTTCTGATATATATATTCCTCCTGCTTGGAGCCCTGGGCTACGGAATCTACCGCACGCAGTTCGTGAAAAAAAATGTACTCTGGAACACCATTTTGTTAGCCATTACCGTGATCATCATCGGATACTCATCCTATGCCATGATTCTTATCCGTTCGCTGGCAGGTCCGCCCATGAATGAAAACCGTCCGGAAAATGTCTTTGCACTGCTCTCCTATATAAACCGCGAACAATACGGCGATCGTCCATTGATTCTGGGCCACCAGTATAATGCAGAAGTGGAGGACCTGGCCTATAAAAAACCTGTCTACATGCTGAACAAGGAAGAGAACAGGTATGACATAGCACACTACATACCCGAACTGGTCATGAAGGGCAGCCAGGTATTGCTTCCCCGCATGTACAGCCGCAATGTCACACACAGGCAGGCTTACCAGGAGTTCGGAACCATTAACGATCCGGCAAATCCAAGCTACATGGACAACCTGGAGTTTCTGTTCCGTTACCAGATCGGTCATATGTATCTGCGCTATTTTATGTGGAACTTTGTTGGCAGGCAAAACGATATCCAGGGACATGGAAATGTGCTGAACGGGAACTGGATCAGCGGTATCGGCTTCCTGGATTCGGCCAGAACCGGCCCCCAGAAAAACATACCCGCTCATATGAAAAACCACCCGGCCAGGAATACTTACTTTTTTCTTCCCTTCCTGCTGGGACTGGTGGGTCTTTTTTTTCAGCTTGACAGGAGTGCACGGGATTTTTGGATTGTCATGAGTCTTTTCGTCCTGACCGGAGTGGCCATCGTAATCTACCTGAACCAAACACCCTATCAGCCCAGGGAACGCGATTACGCCTATGCAGGTTCATTCTATGCCTTTTCGATCTGGATTGGCATGGGAGTGGCAGGTCTTTATCAGGTTTTAAGATCGAAACTTAAGGCCAATCTCTCTGCCATCCTGGCAACAGCATTCAGCTTCCTGGCGGTTCCCGTCCTGATGGCCTCCGAGAATTGGGATGATCACGACCGTTCTGGCCGGTACACGGCCAGGGATATTGCCAGGAATTACCTGAATTCCTGCAGCAAGGATGCTGTGCTCTTTACAGTAGGGGATAACGACACCTTCCCGCTGTGGTACGTCCAGGATGTGGAAGGAGTCAGGGAAGATGTGCGGATAGTCAATATGATGTTATTCAATATGGACTGGTATATCGATCAGGCCAGGTGGAAAAATTACGATTCAGACCCCCTGCCCTTTACCATTCCGCAGGCAAAATACGAAGCCATACCCGGTAACAGCATCTTTGTCAGGGAACACAAGCAATGGGCCACGACCGATTACATGCTCAACTTCATGAAAAGTGATAATCCCGATACCAAGGTAAGCTTGCGCAGCGGAGAACGGGTAAACTATATTCCCACCCATCAGCTGATCATTCAGGTGGATTCGGCCGCGGTCGTTTCCAACGGTACCGTAGGCCCGGAAGAGGCACACCGGATTGAAAAACAGATTCCCATTCGCCTGGAACCCAATGGCCAGATCCTGAAGAATACCCTGGCACAGCTGGATGTAATTACATCAAACAATTGGCAGCGGCCCATTTATTATACTACAGGAGGATATGACGAATCCCTGGGGATGGAGGAGTTCTATAAAAATGAAGGACTGGCTTACCGGCTGGTCCCCCTGAGAACTCCCTATGAAAGCGTCCTGGTTATGGGGGATATAAATACAGACACTCTGTATGACCGGCTGATGAATCAGTTTGAATGGGGCAGAATGAATGCCGGGGATGTTCATCTGGACTACTACACCATTCGCACCATGTCGGTTATTCGTTTCCGGAGCCTTCATACCCGCCTGGCCATGGAGCTGCTGAAGAAAGGGGAAAGGGGGAAAGCCATAGAAGTTCTCGACCACTGTATGGAGCTTGCCCCCTCACACGTACTACCGTTTGATCAGTATATAAGCGGAATCACCCTGCCAAAAGCGGATGGAGGAATCATCCACCATGAAGGGATCATTGAGGCCTATTATCTCTGCGGGGAGACTGAAAAGGCTAATTCCATACTCCGGGAGTATTATCAGACACTGAGCGATGAGCTCCTCTATTTCAATTCCATGAAACCCAGGCACAGTTCGTCCATACAGCGGGAGATCAATGAAGCCATGTTCCAGATGGAGGAACTCAGGATTCTTCTTGAGAATTTCCAGCAGGAAGAGTTGCAGCTGGAACTTGGCATCAGCGGTTTCGGTTCATAA
- a CDS encoding polyprenyl synthetase family protein has protein sequence MYTLLEAQNLVEKHIQNLNIPDTPPELYEPVRYILSLGGKRIRPALVILACDLFSGEVASALIPAVAIEVFHNFTLLHDDIMDRSEKRRGHPTVHIKYNENVAILSGDVMSILASRLMNQAPGAVLSTVQEVFTHTAMQVCEGQQMDMNFEELIRVSEEEYLTMIELKTAVLIAASLKIGAILGGSSQRDSEDLYEYGRNLGIAFQLQDDLLDTYGDPALVGKNPGTDIVDNKKTFLVIQALELASASQKEELIEWLTGMQFDREEKISAVISIFDALSIKELTEKRIRLYYQEALASLDKLNRPKERKSELYNFASFLMNRNR, from the coding sequence ATGTATACACTTCTTGAAGCGCAGAATCTGGTAGAGAAACATATTCAGAATCTAAACATTCCGGATACCCCTCCCGAATTATACGAGCCTGTCAGGTATATTCTCTCCCTGGGAGGGAAGAGAATAAGGCCGGCCCTGGTGATCCTGGCCTGTGACCTGTTTTCAGGAGAGGTGGCTTCTGCACTGATTCCGGCTGTGGCCATTGAGGTATTTCATAATTTCACCCTGCTGCATGATGATATTATGGATCGTTCAGAAAAAAGAAGAGGTCATCCAACGGTGCATATCAAATACAATGAAAATGTGGCCATTCTCTCGGGCGATGTGATGTCCATTCTGGCCAGCCGGTTGATGAATCAGGCTCCTGGCGCTGTCCTGAGTACGGTCCAGGAGGTATTCACCCATACGGCCATGCAAGTATGTGAGGGACAGCAGATGGACATGAATTTCGAAGAACTTATACGAGTGTCAGAGGAAGAGTACCTGACCATGATTGAGTTAAAGACGGCGGTATTGATTGCTGCCAGTCTGAAGATCGGGGCCATTCTGGGAGGATCTTCCCAGAGAGATTCGGAAGATTTGTATGAATATGGAAGAAACCTGGGAATCGCTTTTCAACTCCAGGACGACCTGCTCGACACATACGGGGATCCCGCCTTAGTGGGTAAGAATCCGGGAACGGATATCGTGGATAACAAAAAAACCTTTCTGGTTATTCAGGCACTCGAGCTTGCTTCAGCTTCACAGAAAGAGGAGCTGATCGAATGGCTCACAGGGATGCAGTTTGACAGGGAGGAGAAGATTTCGGCAGTGATTTCAATCTTCGATGCTTTAAGTATCAAGGAGCTGACAGAAAAGCGAATCCGCTTATATTATCAGGAGGCCCTGGCCTCCCTGGACAAGCTGAACAGACCAAAAGAGCGAAAGAGCGAGCTGTACAATTTCGCTTCGTTTCTTATGAACCGAAACCGCTGA
- a CDS encoding thioredoxin-like domain-containing protein, whose translation MTFSRRITSILSILFLSVSSLWAQGYRIEVELKGLSNDTIILGEYFTSRMIPKDTTVVDKDGRGVFAGTEAFKGGLYLVYINPGHYFDLLLGDDQELHIEADTSDLPGSITFRGSDDNRIFQEYKNFLQKKRGELEQLAARESSNTNAADSIALVLRQQEINREMEAFMNRIEAEHSTLFVSDFIGATREPFPPEEMLSGEKRHDDSVRYFYYREHYFDRFDPFNIRLLHTPLYEGKIMNYINRSVSQHPDSLIVAVDYLLEGSKKQEELYRYMLITLFNHFAESKFIGMDGVYFHIAEKYYLPDATWSNPEFLAKLKENLESNKPTLIGQTAPNIILRQIPEEHFGMATQDTAIKKDPHIGHDFYIHDVDARFTLLYFWEADCGHCKKATPELHEVYSRMLDKGVEVVSVHVINSIEGKEKWIDFINEHQLLGWINCWSPYSNEFRKIYNLQSYPQLFVLDRDKKIVAKRVTPQQAEQIINTLIENESTDN comes from the coding sequence ATGACATTTTCAAGGAGAATTACAAGCATACTTTCCATTTTATTTCTTTCTGTTTCATCCCTCTGGGCACAAGGCTACCGGATTGAGGTTGAATTAAAAGGACTTTCAAACGATACCATCATCTTAGGCGAGTATTTCACTTCCAGGATGATCCCGAAAGACACCACCGTCGTGGATAAGGATGGCCGGGGTGTTTTTGCCGGAACCGAAGCTTTTAAGGGAGGGCTCTACCTGGTCTATATCAATCCGGGGCACTATTTCGACCTCCTGCTGGGAGACGATCAGGAATTGCACATTGAAGCAGATACTTCCGATCTCCCGGGTAGTATTACTTTCCGCGGCTCGGATGATAACCGCATATTCCAGGAGTATAAAAACTTCCTGCAGAAAAAAAGAGGGGAGCTGGAGCAACTGGCAGCCCGGGAAAGCAGCAACACCAATGCTGCAGATAGTATCGCTCTGGTCCTCCGGCAGCAAGAGATCAACCGGGAGATGGAAGCGTTTATGAACCGCATCGAAGCGGAACACTCCACGTTGTTTGTTTCTGACTTTATTGGTGCCACCAGGGAACCCTTTCCTCCCGAAGAGATGCTGAGCGGAGAGAAAAGACATGACGACTCTGTCCGCTATTTCTATTACCGCGAACACTACTTCGACCGTTTTGATCCCTTTAATATCAGACTTTTGCACACCCCCCTCTACGAGGGGAAGATTATGAACTACATAAACAGGAGTGTCTCCCAACATCCCGATTCCCTGATTGTGGCAGTGGATTACCTGCTGGAAGGTTCCAAAAAGCAGGAAGAGCTCTACCGGTACATGCTGATCACCCTGTTTAATCATTTTGCCGAAAGCAAATTCATCGGAATGGACGGGGTCTATTTCCACATCGCAGAAAAATACTATCTGCCGGATGCCACCTGGAGCAACCCGGAGTTTCTGGCCAAACTCAAAGAGAACCTGGAAAGCAATAAACCCACCCTGATCGGCCAGACTGCCCCCAACATCATTCTGCGGCAGATCCCCGAAGAACACTTTGGGATGGCAACCCAGGATACTGCCATTAAGAAAGATCCTCATATCGGGCATGATTTTTATATTCATGATGTTGATGCCCGCTTTACCCTTCTGTATTTCTGGGAAGCAGACTGTGGCCATTGTAAGAAAGCAACTCCAGAGCTGCACGAAGTCTACAGCAGGATGTTGGATAAGGGAGTGGAAGTTGTCAGTGTTCACGTGATTAACTCCATAGAGGGTAAAGAAAAGTGGATCGATTTTATAAACGAACACCAGCTGCTGGGATGGATCAATTGCTGGAGCCCCTACAGCAATGAGTTTAGAAAAATATATAACCTGCAGAGCTATCCGCAGCTTTTTGTACTCGACCGGGACAAGAAAATTGTTGCCAAACGGGTCACCCCCCAGCAGGCCGAACAGATCATTAACACGCTGATAGAAAACGAATCGACCGATAATTGA